Proteins encoded in a region of the Flammeovirga yaeyamensis genome:
- a CDS encoding Fur family transcriptional regulator, whose amino-acid sequence MSNEAIDILNNAELRRTASRVSILDIFMNSKVALSENILENQLEGICDRATIYRTLKTFINKGILHRVIDENNIVKFAMCNTNHCSEHDHSHDHVHFKCQECGDTECMDDLPIQSVTLPNGYKAKETNYLILGVCKDCNKD is encoded by the coding sequence ATGAGTAATGAAGCTATCGATATTTTAAATAATGCAGAACTAAGAAGAACTGCTAGTAGAGTAAGTATTCTAGATATATTTATGAATTCTAAAGTTGCACTATCAGAAAATATTCTCGAAAACCAATTGGAGGGAATATGTGATCGTGCTACGATATACCGTACGCTCAAAACTTTCATCAATAAAGGAATTTTACATCGTGTTATCGATGAAAACAACATTGTAAAATTTGCAATGTGTAATACAAATCATTGCTCAGAGCACGATCACTCACACGATCATGTTCATTTTAAATGCCAAGAATGTGGAGATACGGAATGTATGGATGACCTTCCTATACAATCGGTTACTCTTCCCAACGGATATAAAGCAAAAGAAACAAACTATTTAATTTTGGGTGTCTGTAAAGATTGTAATAAAGATTAA
- a CDS encoding MlaD family protein, with product MAKIKIEFSNEVKVALFATICFIVLWVGYNFLKGIDVFSNQNQYFVVYDQTPDLQVSNIVTINGVKVGRVSFMELLQEENNKVKVTLDINKDYTIYKGAIAVIADKGMLGDKQVIIRFPVKKALAEEGSILEGEIEDGMIAAISKKADPILASLESTLDTARFVMSTFKTTSQKVDDLLITANYKMANIDTRSLNVSIQNFEKISNDFADASSNLEPMLASFKNIADSLENADLKKTVEEAQLLLANMNKTLDNVNNPEGSVGALLTQRELHDQMVKTMADLDSLFIDFQAHPKRYVHFSVFGKKDKAPKEEKKK from the coding sequence GTGGCCAAAATAAAAATCGAATTTTCTAACGAAGTAAAGGTAGCACTTTTCGCAACTATCTGTTTTATTGTACTTTGGGTAGGATATAACTTCCTCAAAGGAATTGATGTTTTTTCTAACCAAAACCAATACTTCGTCGTTTACGATCAAACTCCAGATTTACAAGTCTCAAATATAGTCACAATTAACGGTGTTAAAGTTGGAAGAGTATCTTTTATGGAATTATTACAAGAAGAAAATAATAAAGTAAAAGTCACTTTAGATATTAATAAAGATTACACTATTTATAAAGGAGCTATTGCTGTTATTGCAGACAAAGGTATGTTAGGAGACAAACAGGTAATTATTCGATTCCCTGTGAAAAAAGCCTTAGCTGAAGAAGGAAGTATATTAGAAGGTGAAATTGAAGATGGAATGATAGCTGCGATTTCTAAGAAAGCAGATCCTATTTTAGCCTCTCTAGAATCTACTCTAGACACTGCTCGATTTGTGATGTCAACTTTCAAAACCACTAGTCAGAAAGTGGATGACCTACTAATAACAGCCAACTACAAAATGGCGAATATCGACACAAGATCTTTGAATGTATCGATTCAAAACTTTGAAAAGATCTCCAATGATTTTGCTGACGCTTCATCGAACTTAGAACCTATGTTGGCTTCTTTTAAGAACATTGCTGACTCTTTGGAGAATGCAGATTTAAAGAAAACTGTTGAAGAAGCACAACTATTGCTTGCTAACATGAACAAAACTTTAGATAATGTAAATAACCCAGAAGGATCTGTTGGTGCTTTACTTACCCAAAGAGAGCTTCATGACCAAATGGTAAAAACAATGGCTGATTTGGATTCTTTATTCATCGATTTCCAAGCACATCCTAAAAGATATGTACACTTCTCTGTTTTTGGTAAAAAAGACAAAGCACCAAAAGAAGAGAAGAAAAAATAA